In Gemmata obscuriglobus, a single genomic region encodes these proteins:
- the purB gene encoding adenylosuccinate lyase gives MNETNDVYDNPLIGRYASAEMAERWGPLRKFRTWRRLWLALAEAEAELGLLGDDGQPRITPAKLAELRAHLDDIDLKRAAAHEKRLRHDVMAQVHALKDVAPGCGDIVHLGATSCYVTDNADLILMREGLNQLCESLACAIDALATFATTWKDEPTLGFTHFQPAQLTTVGKRATLWLFDFVLDLQELERRRDELPFRGAKGTTGTQASFLALFNGDHDKVRRLDALVAKKMGFDRVFPVTGQTYSRKIDSQILDALNGLAQSAHKWGTDLRLLAHRQEVDEPFEAEQIGSSAMAYKRNPMRAERMCSLARFISGLPAMAADTASTQWFERTLDDSACRRLYIPQAFLATDAVLRIALNVLTQKSEAGRGLVVNKPIIAKNVREYLPYMATENLMMAAVQAGEDRQVVHEIVRQHSHAVTARVKSGEGSPAELFALLKADKSDAFKKVDFGAVTDPKLFVGRSPEQVEEFVGEHVAPIRARYAGVLGKTAELHV, from the coding sequence ATGAACGAAACGAACGACGTGTACGACAACCCGCTGATCGGCCGGTACGCCTCCGCCGAGATGGCCGAGCGGTGGGGGCCGCTGCGGAAGTTCCGCACGTGGCGGCGGCTGTGGCTCGCGCTGGCCGAAGCCGAAGCCGAGTTGGGGCTGCTCGGCGACGACGGGCAGCCGCGCATCACACCCGCCAAACTCGCCGAGCTTCGCGCGCACCTTGACGACATCGATCTGAAACGCGCCGCGGCCCACGAGAAGCGCCTGCGCCACGACGTGATGGCCCAGGTCCACGCGCTGAAGGACGTGGCCCCCGGGTGCGGCGACATCGTCCACCTCGGCGCCACCTCGTGCTACGTCACCGACAACGCCGACCTGATCCTGATGCGGGAGGGGCTGAACCAGTTGTGCGAATCCCTCGCCTGCGCGATCGACGCGCTCGCGACCTTCGCGACGACCTGGAAGGACGAGCCGACGCTCGGGTTCACGCACTTCCAGCCCGCCCAGCTCACCACCGTCGGCAAGCGCGCGACGCTGTGGCTGTTCGACTTCGTGCTGGACCTTCAGGAACTCGAGCGCCGCCGCGACGAGTTGCCGTTCCGCGGCGCGAAGGGCACCACCGGCACGCAGGCGAGCTTCCTCGCGCTCTTCAACGGCGATCACGACAAGGTCCGGCGCCTGGACGCACTCGTTGCGAAAAAGATGGGTTTCGACCGGGTGTTTCCGGTCACCGGGCAGACGTATTCGCGGAAAATCGACTCGCAAATCCTCGACGCGCTGAACGGGCTCGCTCAGAGCGCCCACAAGTGGGGCACCGATCTGCGGTTGCTGGCGCACCGCCAAGAAGTGGACGAACCGTTCGAGGCCGAGCAGATCGGGTCGAGCGCGATGGCGTACAAGCGCAACCCGATGCGGGCCGAGCGGATGTGCAGCCTCGCGCGGTTCATTTCGGGCCTGCCCGCGATGGCCGCCGACACCGCCTCAACGCAGTGGTTCGAGCGAACGCTGGACGACAGCGCGTGCCGCCGGCTGTACATCCCGCAGGCGTTCCTCGCGACCGACGCCGTACTCCGCATCGCCCTAAACGTTCTCACCCAGAAGAGCGAAGCCGGGCGCGGGTTGGTCGTGAACAAGCCGATTATCGCCAAGAACGTGCGCGAGTACCTGCCCTACATGGCGACCGAGAACCTGATGATGGCCGCGGTCCAGGCCGGCGAAGACCGCCAGGTGGTTCACGAGATCGTGCGCCAGCACAGTCACGCCGTGACCGCTCGTGTGAAATCGGGCGAGGGCTCACCCGCGGAGCTATTTGCGCTGTTGAAGGCTGATAAGAGCGACGCGTTCAAGAAAGTGGATTTCGGCGCGGTAACCGATCCGAAGCTGTTCGTCGGCCGCTCACCCGAACAGGTCGAGGAGTTCGTTGGCGAACACGTCGCGCCGATCCGTGCGCGATATGCTGGCGTTCTGGGGAAGACGGCCGAGTTGCACGTTTAA
- a CDS encoding DEAD/DEAH box helicase, with product MLIPPTDGDDWTVPDSDTPPTHVPAEAFGADEPVDELNPDELATAHTLEPEDDAEEGDEEPVGDPADDPDHEAAPPPEVDPAMLFADLKLMRPLMDAITAAGYKNPTPIQENVIPPALRGKDVIGQAQTGTGKTAAFLIPFLNRWRPHTLKGPIGVVMTPTRELALQIANEAEKLAPSKRFRCVPVYGGTGMQRQLDGLTRGCDLVVGTPGRMLDHLQRGSMSLSQVRYAVLDEADRMLDIGFRDDIERILKRCPSERQTLLMSATVPDSIKRLVNRYMRDPVHLHMMPEKPTVDKIRQSYFTVDQDRKFELLKRVVEREKPRQCLIFVERKRWADNLYRDLKRAVPKAAVIHGDLPQSQREKIMAAFRTADIKYLIATDVMSRGIDVSGLSHVINYDLPMDIENYVHRIGRTGRIGKDGIAISFVLPEQGEHLTNIEMMINRLIEEDRVEGFEAAAPRASRPAAEVKVVFSGWEAAKEEKPATDDDGWGSDDAPPQSGGGNDPKKPPFGRRGKKYSQRL from the coding sequence GTGTTGATTCCCCCTACTGACGGGGACGATTGGACCGTTCCCGATTCCGACACCCCTCCCACCCACGTCCCGGCCGAAGCGTTCGGTGCCGACGAGCCGGTTGACGAACTCAACCCCGACGAACTCGCGACCGCCCACACGCTGGAGCCCGAGGACGACGCCGAAGAGGGTGACGAAGAACCGGTCGGCGATCCCGCGGACGATCCCGACCACGAAGCCGCGCCGCCGCCGGAAGTCGATCCGGCGATGCTGTTCGCGGACCTGAAGCTGATGCGCCCGCTCATGGACGCGATCACCGCCGCGGGTTACAAGAACCCGACGCCGATTCAGGAAAACGTGATCCCACCCGCCCTCCGCGGCAAGGACGTGATCGGGCAGGCCCAGACGGGCACCGGAAAGACCGCCGCGTTCCTCATCCCGTTCCTCAACCGCTGGCGCCCGCACACCCTCAAGGGGCCGATCGGCGTCGTGATGACGCCGACGCGGGAACTCGCGTTGCAGATCGCCAACGAGGCCGAAAAGCTGGCGCCCAGCAAGCGGTTCCGCTGCGTGCCGGTCTACGGCGGCACCGGGATGCAGCGCCAGCTCGACGGGCTCACGCGCGGCTGCGATCTCGTTGTGGGCACCCCGGGGCGGATGCTCGACCACCTCCAGCGGGGGTCGATGTCGCTGTCGCAGGTCCGCTACGCCGTACTCGACGAAGCCGACCGGATGCTCGACATCGGGTTCCGCGACGACATCGAGCGGATCCTGAAGCGGTGCCCGTCGGAGCGGCAGACGCTCCTCATGTCGGCGACGGTCCCGGACTCGATCAAGCGGCTCGTGAACCGCTACATGCGCGACCCGGTTCACCTGCACATGATGCCCGAGAAGCCGACGGTGGACAAGATCCGCCAGAGCTACTTCACGGTGGACCAGGACCGCAAGTTCGAGCTGCTGAAACGCGTCGTCGAGCGCGAGAAGCCGCGCCAGTGCCTGATCTTCGTGGAGCGCAAGCGCTGGGCCGATAACCTGTACCGCGATCTGAAGCGGGCGGTGCCGAAGGCCGCGGTGATCCACGGCGACCTGCCGCAGTCGCAGCGCGAGAAGATCATGGCCGCGTTCCGCACAGCCGACATCAAGTACCTGATCGCGACGGACGTGATGAGCCGCGGGATCGACGTGAGCGGGCTGTCGCACGTCATCAACTACGACCTGCCGATGGACATCGAGAACTACGTCCACCGGATCGGCCGCACCGGGCGCATCGGGAAGGACGGTATCGCCATCTCGTTCGTGCTGCCGGAGCAGGGCGAGCACCTCACCAACATCGAGATGATGATTAACCGGCTCATCGAAGAGGACCGGGTCGAGGGGTTTGAGGCGGCGGCGCCGCGTGCCAGCCGGCCGGCAGCCGAGGTGAAGGTGGTGTTTTCGGGTTGGGAGGCCGCGAAGGAAGAGAAGCCCGCGACCGACGACGACGGCTGGGGTTCTGACGACGCGCCGCCGCAATCCGGTGGCGGGAATGATCCGAAGAAGCCGCCGTTCGGGCGCCGTGGCAAGAAGTACAGCCAGCGGCTTTGA
- a CDS encoding DUF1559 domain-containing protein yields MPRKSGFTLIELLVAIAIIAVLIALLLPAVQRVRNTAVKMSSANNLRQIQLSLHNFASTNNDRVPALNGDPQGPNPNQTVHRAILPYIEQGALYHSALYTNPNLGFANLYIKTFVSPADPSIEDDFYYIGPASYAANAFAFRPGFALTSSYQDGMSNTIAFAEHYSHCGRTSGNEWRFCWWQLLPLTSYRRASFADNGILFASSPSEYSSTGTDVYPKTHGHPPVSAPAFLPIGPVRNDTPPGTVLPPITTPFQTRPALEDCHSLIPQTPHRSGMLTALMDGSVRTLAPGISPATFWGAVTPGAGEVLADW; encoded by the coding sequence ATGCCTCGAAAAAGCGGGTTCACGCTTATTGAGTTACTCGTCGCCATCGCGATCATCGCCGTTCTGATCGCCCTGCTGCTGCCCGCCGTTCAGCGGGTCCGTAACACCGCCGTTAAAATGAGCAGTGCAAACAACCTACGACAGATTCAGCTCAGCCTCCATAACTTTGCTTCCACCAACAACGATCGCGTCCCGGCACTTAACGGCGACCCACAAGGTCCGAACCCGAACCAAACCGTCCACCGAGCTATTCTGCCCTACATCGAGCAAGGCGCACTCTACCACAGCGCACTGTACACAAATCCCAACTTAGGATTCGCCAATTTATACATAAAAACGTTTGTGAGCCCCGCAGACCCAAGTATCGAAGATGATTTCTACTACATCGGACCAGCAAGCTATGCCGCGAACGCCTTCGCTTTCAGGCCAGGATTTGCACTCACCTCGTCTTACCAAGACGGGATGTCCAACACGATTGCCTTCGCAGAACACTATTCACATTGCGGCCGCACAAGCGGCAACGAGTGGCGCTTTTGCTGGTGGCAACTCCTACCTTTGACAAGTTATCGGCGAGCTTCTTTTGCGGACAACGGCATCCTTTTTGCGAGCAGTCCATCAGAGTACAGCAGTACCGGAACGGATGTGTACCCAAAAACACACGGCCACCCGCCGGTTTCAGCGCCGGCATTTCTACCAATTGGCCCAGTGCGCAACGACACCCCACCGGGCACCGTGCTGCCTCCCATCACCACACCGTTCCAGACCCGGCCCGCACTCGAAGATTGCCACAGCTTGATACCACAAACACCGCACCGCAGTGGGATGCTCACGGCACTTATGGACGGCAGCGTCCGTACCCTGGCCCCCGGCATCTCACCGGCCACCTTCTGGGGCGCCGTCACCCCCGGCGCCGGCGAAGTCCTCGCCGACTGGTAG
- a CDS encoding DUF1559 domain-containing protein: protein MRRFAFTLIELLVVIAIIAILIGLLLPAVQKVREAAARMKCQNNLKQTALAFHNFESAIGGFPAYYTSQPADPSGNAIAYWGIQVLPYIEQENVRKLWVSNKTFSDPVNQPAANTPIQIFVCPSVPNGSRLSTLSSKTYAVADYSLALSVSNNLYGPVITYAKPANVSGVPSTDANAFTKVLEITDGTSNTIMLVESGGRPDNWRSGRTDAAWSSVPNGGWAQPNGSIMRGYTTPADLSTMTQPGSCMVNCNNYYSIYGFHSGGANVSLADGSVRFLRQSVNAGTVAALITRAGGEVISEEF from the coding sequence ATGCGCCGCTTCGCGTTTACGTTGATCGAACTTCTCGTCGTCATCGCAATCATCGCGATTCTGATCGGGCTGTTGCTGCCGGCAGTCCAGAAGGTACGGGAAGCAGCGGCCCGGATGAAGTGCCAAAACAACCTCAAGCAAACGGCTTTGGCGTTCCATAACTTCGAGTCGGCGATTGGCGGCTTCCCTGCATACTACACCTCCCAACCGGCAGACCCGTCCGGCAACGCGATCGCGTATTGGGGCATTCAGGTGCTCCCGTACATCGAGCAAGAGAACGTCCGCAAACTGTGGGTGTCCAACAAGACGTTCAGCGATCCTGTGAACCAACCCGCTGCGAACACCCCGATCCAGATCTTTGTTTGCCCGTCAGTACCCAACGGCTCGCGGCTCAGCACCCTGTCGAGCAAGACGTACGCGGTCGCCGACTACAGCTTGGCGTTGAGTGTGAGTAACAACCTCTACGGCCCGGTCATTACCTACGCCAAGCCAGCCAACGTCAGTGGGGTGCCCAGCACCGACGCAAATGCCTTCACGAAGGTGCTGGAAATCACCGACGGCACCTCGAACACGATCATGCTGGTGGAGTCCGGAGGGCGGCCCGACAACTGGCGCTCCGGCCGAACAGACGCGGCGTGGAGTTCGGTCCCCAACGGCGGGTGGGCACAACCCAACGGCTCGATCATGCGGGGATACACCACACCGGCCGATCTGAGTACCATGACTCAGCCCGGGTCGTGCATGGTGAACTGCAATAACTACTACTCCATCTACGGTTTTCACTCGGGCGGCGCCAACGTGTCTCTCGCAGACGGCAGTGTGCGGTTCCTCCGTCAGTCCGTGAACGCGGGAACGGTCGCGGCACTTATCACTCGGGCCGGCGGGGAAGTGATCTCCGAGGAGTTCTAA
- a CDS encoding cytochrome-c peroxidase, with translation MRFLVLLAALSATGLGISREPPPPAPPRLPARPLPTAAEAKVRATELRKAYSRKPSEWPKPTLDEGAEHRELGLLPEVKHPKDNPYSKDKAELGRALFFDGRLSGAGQAACASCHDPDLAWADGRTTSFGHDRKPLKRNAPSVHNVAFATSFFWDGRSDSLEAQAKAVLANPDEMRADEKGVVGRLTQVKGYPPLFEKAFGDGTVTLDRVSQALACFQRTLVGGRSRFDAFLKGKTDVLTDAEVRGLHLFRTDARCLHCHNGPTLSDGKFHDIGLSYYGRELEDLGRFRVTKVPADVGAFRTPPLRNVGRTGPYMHNGLFELEGLLRMYNAGGATIRKTDKFKDDPNFPTKSRFLKPLGLNALDLDDLEAFLRSLDEPHLRVRPPAVSLPDARP, from the coding sequence ATGCGGTTTCTTGTGCTGCTCGCCGCCCTCTCCGCCACAGGATTGGGGATCTCGCGGGAGCCGCCACCTCCGGCCCCCCCCCGACTTCCCGCGCGACCGCTTCCGACGGCTGCGGAAGCCAAAGTGCGGGCGACCGAGTTGCGTAAAGCCTACTCCCGTAAGCCCTCCGAGTGGCCGAAGCCCACTCTTGATGAGGGCGCCGAGCACCGCGAACTCGGGTTGCTGCCCGAGGTGAAGCACCCGAAAGATAACCCGTACTCGAAAGACAAAGCGGAACTCGGTCGGGCGCTGTTCTTCGACGGCCGACTGTCCGGCGCCGGGCAGGCCGCGTGCGCCAGTTGCCACGACCCGGACCTGGCCTGGGCGGACGGCCGAACAACCTCTTTCGGACACGACCGCAAGCCGCTCAAGCGGAACGCCCCGAGCGTGCATAACGTGGCATTCGCAACCTCCTTTTTCTGGGACGGCCGATCCGATTCGCTCGAAGCCCAGGCGAAGGCCGTACTCGCCAACCCGGACGAGATGCGCGCCGACGAGAAGGGCGTGGTCGGTCGGTTGACGCAGGTCAAAGGGTATCCACCTCTGTTCGAGAAGGCGTTCGGAGATGGCACAGTCACCCTGGACCGGGTGTCCCAGGCGCTCGCGTGCTTCCAGCGCACGCTGGTCGGCGGGCGGAGCCGGTTCGACGCGTTCCTCAAAGGCAAAACCGATGTCCTCACGGACGCCGAGGTGCGCGGGCTGCACCTGTTCCGCACCGACGCCCGGTGCCTGCACTGCCACAACGGCCCGACCCTGTCGGACGGGAAGTTCCACGACATCGGGCTGAGCTACTACGGGCGCGAGCTGGAAGATTTGGGACGGTTCCGGGTCACGAAAGTGCCGGCCGATGTGGGGGCGTTCCGCACCCCGCCGTTACGGAATGTGGGCCGCACCGGGCCGTACATGCACAACGGGCTCTTCGAGTTGGAAGGGCTGCTGCGGATGTACAATGCCGGCGGCGCAACCATCCGAAAAACGGACAAGTTCAAGGACGACCCGAACTTCCCAACCAAGTCTCGCTTTCTGAAACCTTTGGGGCTTAACGCGCTCGACCTGGACGATCTGGAAGCGTTCCTACGTAGCCTCGACGAGCCTCACCTGCGCGTGCGCCCGCCGGCCGTCAGCTTGCCCGACGCGCGTCCGTGA
- a CDS encoding MarR family winged helix-turn-helix transcriptional regulator: MSHVPSPLDAHIGFWLRFISNHVSHAFAAKVEGHGVTVAEWVVLRQLLTTGATAPSALAEGLGLTRGAVSKLVDRLCAKCLVSRTANQEDKRYQTVALTPTGHELVPKLADVADANDAEFFGHLNDDQRAMLVGLMKDVVRRHGLKDVPIE, encoded by the coding sequence ATGTCGCACGTGCCAAGCCCGCTGGACGCCCACATTGGGTTCTGGCTCCGTTTCATTTCCAACCACGTATCGCACGCGTTTGCGGCGAAGGTGGAAGGGCACGGGGTGACGGTTGCGGAATGGGTGGTGCTGCGGCAGTTGCTCACGACCGGCGCCACGGCACCAAGCGCACTGGCTGAGGGGTTGGGGCTGACCCGTGGAGCCGTTTCCAAACTCGTCGACCGCTTGTGCGCCAAGTGTCTGGTGTCGCGGACGGCGAACCAGGAGGACAAGCGGTATCAGACGGTCGCGCTGACGCCGACCGGCCACGAACTGGTCCCGAAGTTGGCGGACGTGGCGGATGCGAACGACGCCGAGTTCTTCGGACACCTCAACGACGACCAGCGGGCAATGCTAGTTGGACTGATGAAGGACGTTGTGCGGCGGCACGGGTTGAAGGATGTGCCGATCGAGTGA
- a CDS encoding DUF1398 domain-containing protein, with amino-acid sequence MCRSSEPKQKGETMTSQERAAVMKKCQELSLAGRIAFPETVRRLSEAGVERYHVDLTRDETTYYLSCGESHALALGGPHGTINGPFDATGVEGAVRASQRGEVTYREFLSRIMAAGCVGYFTQITGRKVQYVGRTGDMHVEPFPGTTV; translated from the coding sequence ATGTGCCGATCGAGTGAACCCAAACAGAAAGGTGAGACCATGACCAGTCAGGAGCGCGCCGCGGTGATGAAGAAGTGCCAGGAGCTCTCACTCGCGGGTCGAATTGCCTTCCCGGAAACGGTTAGACGACTGAGTGAGGCCGGCGTCGAGCGGTACCACGTTGACCTCACTCGGGACGAAACCACATACTACCTCTCGTGCGGGGAGTCGCACGCGCTCGCTTTGGGTGGGCCGCATGGGACGATTAACGGACCATTCGACGCCACCGGTGTAGAGGGGGCGGTACGGGCCTCCCAGCGCGGAGAGGTCACCTATCGGGAGTTCCTCAGCCGAATCATGGCAGCCGGGTGCGTCGGGTACTTTACCCAAATCACAGGCCGGAAAGTGCAGTACGTCGGCCGCACCGGTGACATGCACGTTGAACCGTTTCCCGGCACAACAGTTTGA
- a CDS encoding basic secretory protein-like protein, with translation MSERNASKTDHFTIRFDTPVKLKSVAVLTGRPNGDDALAAGSLELSADGTTFESAATFDKGKASATPKAGTVRAIRVRSTEDLKHPLVVREITLDSNPRVTTFRYPVEFTIDVTDAPELREWTENAVRVCEREYPMICDLLASDGFQPPTQIRLAMKASYDGVAMAGGNRITGSVKYFKSHPNDIGAMVHETAHCVQNYRGRGLPGWLVEGIADYVRFWKFEPGTAGRVNPQRAAFDASYRTTAAFLAYVTNRYDAQLVTKLNAMLRAGRYDAGVWKTLTGKTVEELNKEWRESLR, from the coding sequence GTGTCCGAACGCAACGCGAGCAAAACCGACCACTTCACAATCCGGTTCGACACGCCGGTGAAACTGAAATCCGTGGCCGTGCTGACCGGTCGGCCGAACGGCGACGACGCGCTGGCCGCCGGGTCGCTCGAACTCTCCGCCGACGGCACCACGTTCGAGTCCGCCGCTACGTTCGACAAGGGGAAGGCGTCTGCGACTCCCAAAGCGGGAACCGTGCGAGCCATTCGGGTACGCTCGACCGAGGACCTGAAACACCCGCTCGTAGTGCGGGAGATCACACTCGACTCTAACCCGCGGGTGACCACGTTCCGGTATCCGGTCGAGTTCACGATTGACGTGACGGACGCCCCCGAACTCCGGGAATGGACCGAGAACGCGGTCCGGGTGTGCGAGCGAGAGTACCCGATGATCTGCGACCTGCTCGCGAGCGACGGGTTCCAACCGCCGACGCAGATCCGGCTCGCGATGAAGGCCAGTTATGACGGTGTGGCGATGGCCGGCGGGAACCGGATCACCGGGTCGGTGAAGTACTTCAAGTCGCACCCGAACGACATCGGCGCGATGGTCCACGAGACGGCCCACTGCGTTCAGAACTACCGGGGCCGTGGGCTGCCGGGGTGGCTGGTGGAGGGCATCGCCGATTACGTGCGGTTCTGGAAATTCGAGCCCGGCACGGCCGGCCGGGTGAACCCGCAACGGGCCGCGTTCGATGCGAGCTACCGCACCACCGCCGCGTTCCTGGCTTACGTCACCAACCGGTACGACGCGCAACTCGTGACCAAGCTGAACGCGATGCTGCGCGCGGGGCGATACGACGCCGGGGTGTGGAAGACCCTCACCGGCAAGACGGTTGAAGAGCTGAACAAAGAGTGGCGCGAGTCGCTCCGCTGA